From one Enterobacter kobei genomic stretch:
- the purK gene encoding 5-(carboxyamino)imidazole ribonucleotide synthase: protein MKQVCILGNGQLGRMLRQAGEPLGITVWPVGLDAEPEAVPFAQSVITAEIERWPETALTRELARHPAFVNRDVFPIIADRLTQKQLFDTLALPTAPWQLLASRDEWPAVFDRLGELAIVKRRVGGYDGRGQWRLRADDTDQLPDDCYGECIVEQGINFSGEVSLVGARGHDGSTVFYPLTHNLHQDGILRTSVAFPQANAAQQTQAETMLSAVMNELNYVGVMAMECFVTPAGLLINELAPRVHNSGHWTQNGASISQFELHLRAITGLPMPQPVINSPSVMINLIGSDLNYDWLKLPLVHLHWYDKEVRPGRKVGHLNLNDADTDRLSATLEAMLPLLPPEYASGIAWAQSKLA, encoded by the coding sequence ATGAAACAGGTCTGTATTTTAGGTAACGGACAGCTTGGCCGTATGCTGCGCCAGGCCGGTGAGCCGCTGGGTATCACCGTATGGCCGGTGGGACTGGATGCGGAGCCGGAAGCCGTGCCTTTCGCGCAAAGCGTGATCACCGCTGAAATCGAGCGCTGGCCGGAAACCGCCCTCACCCGCGAACTGGCCCGTCACCCGGCGTTCGTCAACCGCGACGTGTTCCCGATCATCGCCGACCGTCTGACGCAAAAGCAGCTGTTCGATACGCTCGCCCTTCCTACCGCCCCCTGGCAGTTGCTGGCCAGCCGCGATGAGTGGCCCGCCGTGTTTGACCGCCTGGGCGAGCTGGCCATCGTCAAGCGCCGCGTCGGCGGCTATGACGGACGCGGACAGTGGCGTCTGCGCGCGGACGACACCGATCAGTTGCCGGACGATTGCTACGGTGAATGCATTGTCGAGCAGGGAATTAATTTCTCCGGCGAAGTGTCACTGGTGGGCGCGCGTGGGCATGACGGCAGCACGGTGTTTTATCCCCTGACGCACAACCTGCATCAGGACGGTATTTTGCGCACCAGCGTTGCTTTCCCGCAGGCGAATGCCGCCCAGCAAACGCAGGCGGAAACCATGCTCAGCGCGGTGATGAATGAACTGAATTACGTGGGCGTGATGGCGATGGAGTGCTTTGTCACCCCTGCCGGATTGCTGATCAACGAACTGGCCCCGCGCGTGCACAACAGCGGACACTGGACGCAGAACGGCGCGTCCATCAGCCAGTTCGAGCTGCATCTGCGTGCGATTACCGGGCTGCCGATGCCGCAACCGGTGATTAACAGCCCTTCGGTAATGATCAACCTGATCGGCAGCGATCTGAATTATGACTGGCTGAAGCTGCCGCTGGTGCATCTGCACTGGTACGACAAAGAGGTGCGCCCGGGCCGCAAGGTCGGGCATCTTAATCTGAATGATGCTGACACCGATCGTCTGAGCGCCACCCTTGAAGCTATGCTCCCGCTACTGCCGCCGGAATACGCCAGCGGCATCGCCTGGGCGCAGTCGAAATTAGCGTAA
- the lpxH gene encoding UDP-2,3-diacylglucosamine diphosphatase translates to MATLFIADLHLQTEEPAITAGFLRFLAGTAQEADALYILGDLFEAWIGDDDPNPLHRQIAAALKALADSGVPVYFLHGNRDFLLGQRFARESGMTLLPEEKVLELYGKRLLILHGDTLCTDDAGYQAFRAKVHQPWLQKLFLALPLFIRMRIAAKMRADSTSANRNKSQAIMDVNPQAVVNVLEKNQVQHLIHGHTHRPDIHTLTANGAPAHRYVLGAWHQEGSMVKVTDDKIELIAFPF, encoded by the coding sequence GTGGCAACACTCTTTATTGCAGATCTCCATCTGCAAACAGAAGAACCGGCGATCACCGCCGGTTTTCTGCGTTTTCTGGCCGGTACGGCGCAGGAAGCCGATGCGCTGTACATTCTGGGCGATCTGTTTGAAGCCTGGATCGGCGATGACGATCCCAACCCGCTGCATCGCCAGATTGCCGCCGCCCTGAAAGCGCTGGCTGATTCCGGCGTCCCGGTTTATTTCCTTCACGGCAATCGTGATTTTCTGCTCGGTCAGCGCTTTGCGCGTGAAAGCGGCATGACGCTGCTGCCGGAAGAAAAGGTGCTTGAGCTGTACGGTAAACGGCTGTTGATCCTACACGGCGACACCCTGTGTACCGATGACGCGGGCTATCAGGCGTTTCGCGCTAAAGTCCACCAGCCCTGGCTGCAAAAACTGTTTCTCGCCCTGCCGCTGTTTATCCGTATGCGTATCGCCGCGAAAATGCGCGCTGACAGCACCTCCGCCAACCGCAACAAATCCCAGGCTATCATGGACGTCAACCCACAGGCAGTGGTGAACGTGTTGGAAAAAAATCAGGTGCAGCATCTGATCCACGGTCATACCCATCGCCCGGACATCCACACGCTGACCGCCAACGGCGCGCCCGCGCATCGTTATGTGTTGGGAGCCTGGCATCAGGAAGGTTCGATGGTGAAGGTGACAGATGACAAGATTGAACTGATCGCGTTTCCCTTCTGA
- the mnmH gene encoding tRNA 2-selenouridine(34) synthase MnmH — MNEGMDYGAILAADTPLLDVRAPVEFTQGAMPSALNLPLMNDDERAAVGTCYKRHGPEAALKLGHQLVSGITREQRIQAWRDACQRHPDGYLCCARGGQRSHITQQWLRETGTDYPLIPGGYKALRQAAIQATEQRVQRPLILIGGCTGSGKTDLVRQHPDGIDLEGLARHRGSSFGRTLQAQLSQASFENALAVKLLKRDAARWVLEDEGRMIGANHLPACLRDRMAQSPIAVVDDPFDLRVARLHEEYFVRMQRDFTAACGADAGWQAYAEYLHHGLFAIRRRLGLQRFAELSAHLDTALTIQQQHGDTRGHDAWLVPLLREYYDPMYRYQLEKKAAKIVFRGSWQEVNGWLQQG, encoded by the coding sequence ATGAACGAAGGCATGGATTATGGCGCGATCCTCGCCGCTGATACGCCGCTGCTGGACGTGCGCGCCCCGGTCGAATTTACCCAGGGAGCGATGCCGTCGGCGCTGAATCTTCCGCTGATGAATGACGACGAGCGGGCGGCGGTCGGCACCTGTTATAAACGCCACGGCCCGGAAGCCGCGTTAAAACTCGGGCATCAACTGGTGTCCGGTATCACGCGCGAGCAGCGCATTCAGGCCTGGCGTGATGCCTGCCAGCGCCATCCTGACGGCTATTTATGCTGCGCCCGTGGCGGCCAGCGTTCCCATATCACCCAGCAGTGGCTGCGCGAGACGGGCACTGATTACCCGTTAATTCCCGGTGGCTATAAAGCACTGCGCCAGGCGGCGATCCAGGCAACCGAGCAGCGCGTGCAGCGTCCGCTGATCCTGATCGGCGGCTGCACCGGCAGCGGTAAAACGGATCTGGTGCGCCAGCATCCTGACGGTATCGATCTGGAAGGTCTGGCCCGCCATCGCGGTTCGTCATTTGGCCGCACGCTGCAAGCGCAACTTTCCCAGGCCAGCTTTGAGAACGCGCTGGCGGTGAAACTGCTTAAGCGGGATGCGGCGCGCTGGGTGCTGGAAGATGAAGGCCGGATGATCGGTGCCAACCATCTGCCGGCATGCCTGCGCGATCGCATGGCGCAGTCGCCCATCGCCGTGGTGGATGATCCGTTCGACCTGCGCGTGGCGCGTCTGCATGAGGAGTATTTTGTGCGTATGCAGCGCGACTTTACCGCCGCCTGTGGCGCAGACGCGGGCTGGCAGGCCTATGCCGAATACCTGCATCACGGGTTGTTTGCTATTCGTCGCCGTCTGGGCTTGCAACGCTTTGCCGAGCTGAGCGCGCATCTTGATACGGCGCTGACCATCCAGCAGCAGCACGGCGACACTCGTGGACACGACGCCTGGCTGGTGCCGTTACTGAGGGAATATTACGATCCGATGTACCGCTATCAGCTGGAAAAGAAAGCCGCGAAAATCGTCTTTCGCGGCTCATGGCAGGAGGTCAACGGCTGGCTGCAACAGGGGTAA
- the purE gene encoding 5-(carboxyamino)imidazole ribonucleotide mutase: MSSRNNPARIAIVMGSKSDWATMQFATEILDLLHVPYHVEVVSAHRTPDKLFSFAESAEQNGFQVIIAGAGGAAHLPGMIAAKTLVPVLGVPVQSAALSGVDSLYSIVQMPRGIPVGTLAIGKAGAANAALLAAQILATHDRDLHQRLVEWRQSQTDEVLDNPDPRSEA; the protein is encoded by the coding sequence ATGTCTTCCCGCAATAATCCGGCGCGTATCGCCATCGTGATGGGGTCCAAAAGCGACTGGGCAACCATGCAGTTCGCCACTGAAATCCTCGATCTTCTGCACGTTCCTTACCATGTTGAAGTGGTTTCCGCACATCGCACTCCTGACAAACTGTTCAGCTTCGCCGAAAGCGCAGAGCAGAACGGTTTTCAGGTGATCATTGCCGGTGCAGGGGGTGCTGCACATCTGCCGGGCATGATTGCCGCCAAAACGCTGGTGCCGGTGCTGGGTGTGCCCGTGCAAAGCGCCGCATTAAGCGGTGTCGACAGCCTTTACTCCATCGTGCAGATGCCGCGCGGTATTCCGGTTGGAACGCTGGCGATCGGTAAAGCCGGTGCGGCTAATGCCGCGCTGCTGGCGGCGCAGATCCTCGCCACCCACGATCGCGACCTGCATCAGCGCCTGGTTGAATGGCGTCAAAGCCAGACGGATGAAGTGCTGGATAACCCGGATCCGCGGAGCGAAGCATGA
- the sfbB gene encoding virulence-associated ABC transporter ATP-binding protein SfbB — MIEIDNVCVDFPAGRGPTTRAVDDVSLRIAPGEIFGIVGTSGAGKSTLLRTLNALQRPSQGSIRINGVEISALEGVTLRRARQRIGMIFQHFNLMHTRTVAQNVAFSLKAAGWERAKIAPRVAEILQLVGLADKANRYPVQLSGGQKQRVGIARAIANHPDVLLCDEPTSALDLETSATILALLKQINDTLGITIVLITHEMNVIKTICDRVAVMSGGKVVEMGEVFDIFAHPQHAFTQQLVSHTLNLTLPERLQQHLPGQLLKILFIGDSAEQPVLSDAAIRFGVAVNILHGKIEYLGERALGILVVQLTAPDNPTAVDAAVDYIRNRTARVEVIRG, encoded by the coding sequence ATGATTGAAATAGATAACGTCTGCGTGGACTTTCCCGCAGGTAGAGGCCCGACGACCCGGGCAGTGGACGATGTCAGCCTGCGCATTGCGCCGGGCGAGATCTTTGGCATTGTCGGCACCAGCGGTGCGGGCAAAAGCACGTTGCTGCGCACCCTTAACGCGCTCCAGCGTCCCTCGCAGGGCAGTATCAGGATTAACGGCGTTGAGATTTCCGCTCTGGAAGGTGTCACCCTGCGCCGCGCGCGTCAGCGTATCGGCATGATCTTCCAGCACTTCAACCTGATGCATACCCGTACCGTGGCGCAGAACGTCGCTTTTAGCCTGAAAGCGGCGGGCTGGGAGCGGGCGAAAATCGCCCCGCGCGTGGCGGAAATTCTGCAACTGGTGGGCCTGGCGGATAAAGCGAATCGCTACCCGGTCCAGCTTTCCGGCGGGCAGAAACAGCGCGTCGGTATTGCCCGCGCCATTGCCAATCATCCGGACGTTCTGCTGTGCGACGAACCGACGTCCGCGCTGGATCTGGAAACCTCTGCCACTATTCTGGCGCTGTTAAAGCAGATCAATGACACCCTCGGTATCACCATCGTGCTGATCACGCATGAAATGAACGTTATCAAAACCATCTGCGATCGCGTGGCGGTGATGTCCGGCGGCAAAGTGGTGGAGATGGGCGAGGTGTTTGATATTTTTGCCCACCCGCAGCACGCGTTCACGCAGCAACTGGTGTCGCACACCCTGAACCTGACGCTGCCGGAACGCCTGCAACAGCATTTGCCGGGGCAACTGCTCAAGATCCTGTTTATCGGCGATTCAGCGGAACAGCCGGTGCTGTCCGACGCGGCGATCCGCTTTGGCGTGGCGGTGAATATTCTGCACGGCAAAATCGAATACCTTGGCGAGCGGGCGCTCGGCATTTTGGTCGTGCAGCTCACCGCGCCCGATAACCCGACGGCGGTGGATGCCGCTGTCGATTACATTCGTAACCGTACGGCACGCGTGGAGGTGATCCGTGGATGA
- a CDS encoding methionine ABC transporter permease, which produces MDELLPDLMLAFNETFQMLSISTVLAIVGGLPLGFLIFVTDRHLFWQNRGVYLISSVLVNIIRSVPFVILLVLLLPLTQFLLGNTIGPIAASVPLSVAAIAFYARLVDGALREVDKGIIEAAEAFGASPMRIICTVLLPEASAGLLRGLTITLVSLIGYSAMAGIVGGGGVGDLAIRYGYYRYETQVMVVTVIALIILVQVVQMLGDWLAARADKRGRH; this is translated from the coding sequence GTGGATGAGTTATTACCGGATTTGATGCTGGCGTTTAATGAAACTTTCCAGATGCTGAGCATTTCGACAGTGCTGGCGATTGTCGGCGGATTACCGCTGGGCTTTCTGATTTTCGTTACCGATCGCCACCTGTTCTGGCAGAATCGCGGCGTCTATCTCATTAGCTCCGTGCTGGTAAATATTATTCGCTCGGTGCCTTTTGTCATCCTGCTGGTGCTGCTCCTGCCGCTGACACAGTTTCTGCTCGGCAACACTATCGGCCCGATTGCCGCGTCTGTGCCGCTGTCGGTGGCCGCCATTGCCTTCTATGCGCGGCTGGTGGACGGCGCGCTGCGGGAAGTGGATAAAGGCATTATCGAGGCGGCGGAAGCTTTCGGGGCCAGTCCAATGCGTATTATTTGCACCGTGCTGTTGCCGGAAGCCAGCGCCGGACTGCTGCGCGGATTGACCATCACGCTGGTCAGCCTGATTGGTTACTCGGCGATGGCCGGGATCGTCGGTGGCGGTGGCGTGGGGGATCTGGCGATCCGTTATGGCTACTACCGCTACGAAACGCAGGTGATGGTGGTGACGGTGATCGCGCTGATTATCCTGGTGCAGGTGGTGCAGATGCTGGGCGACTGGCTGGCCGCGCGGGCAGACAAGCGGGGCCGCCACTGA
- the ppiB gene encoding peptidylprolyl isomerase B — protein MVTFHTNHGDIVIKTFDDKAPETVKNFLDYCREGFYDNTIFHRVINGFMIQGGGFEPGMKQKETKEAIKNEANNGLKNTRGTLAMARTQAPHSATAQFFINVVDNDFLNFSGENLQGWGYCVFAEVAEGMDVVDKIKAVATGRSGMHQDVPKEDVIIKSVTVSE, from the coding sequence ATGGTTACTTTCCACACTAATCACGGCGATATCGTAATCAAAACCTTTGATGATAAAGCACCTGAAACCGTTAAAAACTTCCTCGACTACTGCCGTGAAGGTTTTTACGACAACACCATTTTCCACCGTGTGATCAATGGTTTTATGATCCAGGGCGGCGGTTTTGAACCGGGTATGAAGCAGAAAGAGACCAAAGAGGCGATCAAAAACGAAGCGAACAACGGTCTGAAAAACACCCGTGGTACGCTGGCAATGGCCCGTACTCAGGCTCCGCACTCTGCTACCGCGCAGTTCTTCATCAACGTGGTAGATAACGACTTCCTGAACTTCAGCGGTGAAAACCTGCAGGGCTGGGGTTATTGCGTATTCGCCGAAGTGGCTGAAGGCATGGACGTGGTTGATAAAATCAAAGCGGTTGCGACCGGTCGCAGCGGTATGCATCAGGACGTGCCGAAAGAAGACGTGATCATTAAAAGCGTGACCGTCAGCGAGTAA